CTTCAACCGCCTCTTTGATCAATGCTGTAATTTCGTTTGGATGGGTAGCTAGTGAAGCGTGGCTGGCCTCCAAATGAATAATTTTACGAGCATTAATTCGTTCCGCCATTTCTTGTTGAGTCACTGGCGGTATCATATGATCATTGTCTGATACCTGATACCAGCTGGGTTTTGTTTTCCAAGCTGGCTCTCCCGCCTCTGCCGAAAAAATACTTCCATGTGTTGGTTTCTGTGCCAAGGACATTGCGATCGCATCTTTTTCATCTAAATCTTGAGCGAAACTTTCGTGGAATTTATCGTATTTTATCCATAGAAATCCTTTTTCATCAGGAACAAGGTTGGCCGCACCAGACGGTGGTTCTCTACGGCCGAAAATACCGCCCAAACTTTCGCCCTTGTCCGGAGCAAAGGCAGCGATATATACTAAGCCTGCAACTTTTTCATGATGTCCAGCGGCGGATATTACCGCTCCACCATAAGAGTGACCAACCAGAATAACTTTACCCGCTTGTAGGTCGATCAAATCTTTGGTCTTTTGGATATCGTCTTCGGCAGATGTCAATGGATTTTGTACGCTTCGTACCGTATACCCTTCCGCATGAAGATTCGTGATAACGTGTCTCCAATGAGACCCGTCTCCCCAGGCTCCATGGACTAAAATAATTGTTACATTTTGATTTCCCATATTCGTTGAAGTTTATAGAACAAATATATGTTTAAGTTGCTATTAAACATATTAACTTAAGTTAACGTTTTAAAATTCGTCGACGGATTCTACTTAGCGAAGGTGGTTTAACGCCGAGATAGCTGGCTATATGTTTTTGGGCTACGAGC
The window above is part of the Sphingobacterium sp. ML3W genome. Proteins encoded here:
- a CDS encoding alpha/beta hydrolase, translated to MGNQNVTIILVHGAWGDGSHWRHVITNLHAEGYTVRSVQNPLTSAEDDIQKTKDLIDLQAGKVILVGHSYGGAVISAAGHHEKVAGLVYIAAFAPDKGESLGGIFGRREPPSGAANLVPDEKGFLWIKYDKFHESFAQDLDEKDAIAMSLAQKPTHGSIFSAEAGEPAWKTKPSWYQVSDNDHMIPPVTQQEMAERINARKIIHLEASHASLATHPNEITALIKEAVEAVS